The Mangrovivirga cuniculi genomic sequence ACTCCTAAGGGTGAATTCAAAGTCTGGACAAGGACAATGGGAAACAATCCTAAAATAAAGGTTCTTTTGCTGCATGGAGGTCCGGGAATGACACATGAAATATACGAGTGTTTTAATTCGTGGTTCCCACAAGAAGGTATTGAATTCATCTATTATGATCAATTAGGCTCATATTATAGTGATCAGCCAAGCGACACTACTTTGTGGACAATCGAACGATTTGTTGATGAAGTTGAACAGGTCAGAAAAGCCCTGAACCTGGATAGTGAAAACTTTTACCTTTTCGGTCAGTCGTGGGGAGGTATTTTGGCCATGGAATATGCTTTAAAATATCAAAATAACCTGAAAGGCCTGATAATTAGCAATATGATGGCAAGTATTCCTGAATACAATAAATATGCACATGAAGTACTCGGCCCGCAATTACCTCCTGAGGTCTTGAAGGAGGTTATGGAGATGGAAAAAAACGAAGATTATGAGAATCCCAGATATGCAGAATTATTAATGGAGTACCACTACACTGAACATGTTTTAAGGAAACCGATCGACCAGTGGCCGGAAGCAGTAAACCGCGGGTTAAAACACATGAACCCTGAAGTATATATCTATATGCAGGGTTATAGTGAATTTGGCATATCAGGCGATGCTACCTTAAAAGAATGGGATAGAACACAAAATATTTCCGAGATCAAAGTGCCAACCTTGGTAATCGGAAGTAGTCACGACACCATGGATCCGAAGCATATGGAATGGATGGCTTCTGAAATACCT encodes the following:
- a CDS encoding proline iminopeptidase-family hydrolase encodes the protein MKRYLFLLLTLIMFSCTQSENSNTKTKKSEASNTLSLNEYWSYPNEDLKYTGGIKMIPINTPKGEFKVWTRTMGNNPKIKVLLLHGGPGMTHEIYECFNSWFPQEGIEFIYYDQLGSYYSDQPSDTTLWTIERFVDEVEQVRKALNLDSENFYLFGQSWGGILAMEYALKYQNNLKGLIISNMMASIPEYNKYAHEVLGPQLPPEVLKEVMEMEKNEDYENPRYAELLMEYHYTEHVLRKPIDQWPEAVNRGLKHMNPEVYIYMQGYSEFGISGDATLKEWDRTQNISEIKVPTLVIGSSHDTMDPKHMEWMASEIPYSDFLLCPDGSHLSQYDDQETFFNGLIKFIKDVDSGNFQKM